In one Pseudomonas hydrolytica genomic region, the following are encoded:
- the cra gene encoding catabolite repressor/activator, translated as MKLSDIARLAQVSVTTASYVINGQAERRRISPATVARVLAVVQEHGYRPDQQAASLRRGQSRCLGFILPDLENPSYARLAKLLEQKARAAGYQLLIASSDDDPDSERQLLELFRSRRCEALIVASCLPADDPLYPELVASGLPVVAVDRALSPQHIRSVVSDDEQAGRRLTESLLQPAPRHIALLGARPQLVISQARERGFRAALAGFDGRVSVYHGELFSRASGHRQMRALLAEAGPPDALLTTAYVLLEGVFDALREQGGASWPAVRLATFGDTQLLDFLPVRVNAMSQQHERIAERVLAWTLQAVEQDDYQPGIEAIERSFKARTQR; from the coding sequence GTGAAACTCAGCGACATCGCCCGCCTGGCTCAGGTCTCGGTGACCACCGCCAGCTACGTGATCAACGGCCAGGCCGAACGCCGGCGTATCAGCCCGGCAACCGTTGCGCGGGTGCTGGCCGTGGTGCAGGAACATGGCTACAGGCCGGATCAGCAGGCCGCCAGCCTGCGCCGCGGACAGAGCCGCTGCCTGGGCTTCATCCTCCCCGACCTGGAGAACCCCAGCTATGCGCGCCTGGCCAAGCTGCTGGAGCAGAAGGCGCGGGCCGCGGGCTACCAGTTGCTGATCGCCAGCTCCGACGATGACCCCGACAGCGAGCGGCAGCTGCTGGAGCTGTTCCGCTCACGCCGCTGCGAAGCGCTGATCGTCGCCAGCTGCCTGCCGGCGGATGATCCGCTGTACCCCGAGCTGGTCGCCTCCGGCCTGCCGGTGGTGGCGGTGGACCGCGCGCTGTCGCCTCAGCACATCCGCTCGGTGGTCAGCGATGACGAACAGGCCGGCCGCCGCCTCACCGAAAGCCTGCTGCAACCGGCGCCGCGGCATATCGCCCTGCTCGGCGCACGCCCGCAGCTGGTGATCAGCCAGGCGCGCGAACGCGGTTTCCGCGCGGCGCTGGCCGGCTTCGACGGCCGCGTCAGCGTCTATCACGGCGAGCTGTTCAGCCGCGCCAGCGGCCACCGCCAGATGCGCGCACTGCTGGCCGAGGCCGGCCCGCCCGACGCGCTGCTGACCACTGCCTACGTGCTGCTCGAAGGGGTATTCGATGCCCTGCGCGAACAGGGCGGCGCGAGCTGGCCGGCGGTGCGCCTGGCCACCTTCGGCGATACCCAGTTGCTGGATTTTCTGCCGGTGCGGGTCAATGCCATGAGCCAGCAGCACGAACGCATCGCCGAACGGGTGCTGGCCTGGACGCTGCAGGCGGTCGAGCAGGACGACTATCAGCCCGGCATCGAGGCCATCGAGCGCAGCTTCAAGGCCCGCACCCAGAGGTAG
- the ptsP gene encoding phosphoenolpyruvate--protein phosphotransferase, whose product MLELDASQIQMGRVAANKDEALAMLGDALASAGLATAAYLEGLRAREAQGSTFLGQGIAIPHGTPQTRDQVLRTGVCLIQFPAGVDWGNGQLVHLAIAIAAQSDEHLHLLQLLTRALGEGDLSQALREAREPAQILELLQGAPQALALDGQLVALGQPAEDFDELLWQGARLLRQAGCASSGFALGLARGEPLPLGDGLWWLHSEASVERPGLAFVTPAQPLSFRDEALRGLFCLASQGEAHRQALERLCDVLIGGRAAAFSEASDSRQVIEALGGEVPPDWPSLALPLLNAHGLHARPAKVLSELAQGFAGEIRVRLQGDAGAGVSAKSLSRLLALGARRGQMLEFSAEPGIADAALPALRAALAAGLGETVEPLHEEASAPAAPVAPLAGSSLQAVAASPGIAMGPALVRTPPVFTFAERGQGGDHERSRLDEALRSVAAQLQRLVDGAGVASIREIFSAHLAMLDDPALREDVEARLATGASAEAAWQLEVEAAARRQEALHDPLLAERAADLRDIGNRVLAHLCGVELPGEPSEPYILVMSEVGPSDVAALDRQRVAGIVTARGGATAHSAIIARALGIPALVGAGDGMLALAQGTPLLLDGDSGLLRVAPAAAERDQALREREQAQRRREQAHAERLQAAQTRDGLRVEVAANIGASGETADAVELGADAVGLLRTELVFMEHAQAPDQAAQEREYRRVLDALDGRPLVVRTLDVGGDKPLPYWPMPAEENPFLGVRGIRLSLQRPEILETQLRALLASADGRPLRIMFPMVGAVEEWRAARDLVQRLRAEIEVADLQLGIMIEVPSAALLAPVLAREVDFFSIGTNDLTQYCLAIDRGHPTLSAQADGLHPAVLRLIEMTATAAHAEGKWVGVCGELASDRLAVPLLVGLGVDELSVTPRSIALVKARVRELDCQQARALAARALTLDSAGAVRALVAEMH is encoded by the coding sequence ATGCTCGAACTCGATGCCAGCCAGATCCAGATGGGCCGGGTTGCGGCGAACAAGGACGAAGCCCTGGCCATGCTCGGCGACGCGCTGGCCAGTGCCGGCCTGGCTACTGCGGCTTATCTCGAGGGCCTGCGGGCGCGCGAGGCCCAGGGGTCGACCTTTCTCGGTCAGGGCATCGCCATTCCCCATGGCACGCCGCAGACCCGCGATCAGGTGCTGCGCACCGGCGTATGCCTGATCCAGTTTCCCGCCGGCGTGGACTGGGGCAACGGCCAGCTGGTCCATCTGGCCATCGCCATCGCTGCCCAGTCCGATGAGCACCTGCATCTGCTGCAACTGCTGACCCGCGCCCTGGGCGAGGGGGATCTGAGCCAGGCGCTGCGCGAGGCGCGTGAGCCGGCGCAGATCCTCGAACTGCTGCAGGGCGCGCCGCAGGCATTGGCGCTGGACGGGCAACTGGTGGCCCTGGGGCAGCCGGCTGAAGACTTCGACGAATTGCTCTGGCAGGGCGCGCGCCTGTTGCGCCAGGCCGGTTGCGCCAGCAGCGGCTTCGCCCTCGGGCTGGCGCGTGGCGAACCGCTGCCGCTGGGCGACGGCCTGTGGTGGCTGCACAGCGAGGCCAGCGTCGAGCGGCCGGGGCTGGCCTTCGTCACCCCGGCGCAGCCGCTGAGCTTTCGCGATGAGGCGCTGCGCGGCCTGTTCTGCCTGGCCAGCCAGGGCGAGGCGCATCGACAGGCGCTGGAGCGGTTGTGCGACGTATTGATCGGCGGGCGCGCCGCTGCGTTCAGCGAAGCCAGCGACAGCCGCCAGGTGATCGAGGCGCTGGGCGGCGAGGTGCCGCCGGACTGGCCGAGCCTGGCGCTGCCGCTGCTCAACGCCCATGGCCTGCATGCCCGCCCGGCCAAGGTGCTCAGCGAACTGGCGCAAGGTTTTGCCGGCGAGATTCGCGTGCGCCTGCAGGGCGATGCGGGCGCCGGGGTCTCGGCCAAGAGCCTCAGCCGCCTGCTGGCGCTGGGCGCGCGACGCGGGCAGATGCTGGAATTCAGCGCCGAGCCCGGCATCGCCGATGCGGCGTTGCCGGCGCTGCGCGCGGCGCTTGCAGCCGGCCTGGGGGAAACCGTGGAACCGCTGCATGAAGAGGCATCGGCGCCGGCCGCGCCGGTCGCACCGCTGGCCGGCAGCTCGCTGCAGGCCGTGGCGGCCTCGCCGGGCATCGCCATGGGGCCGGCGCTGGTGCGCACGCCGCCGGTCTTCACCTTCGCCGAACGGGGGCAGGGCGGCGATCACGAGCGCAGCCGCCTGGACGAGGCGCTGCGCAGCGTCGCCGCGCAGCTCCAGCGCCTGGTGGACGGTGCCGGTGTGGCGAGCATCCGCGAGATCTTCAGTGCCCACCTGGCCATGCTCGACGACCCGGCGTTGCGCGAGGATGTCGAGGCGCGTCTGGCCACTGGCGCCAGTGCCGAGGCGGCCTGGCAGCTGGAAGTGGAGGCCGCGGCCAGGCGTCAGGAGGCGCTGCACGACCCGTTGCTGGCCGAGCGCGCTGCCGATCTGCGCGACATCGGCAACCGCGTGCTGGCCCATCTGTGCGGTGTGGAGCTGCCCGGGGAACCGAGCGAGCCCTACATCCTGGTGATGAGCGAGGTGGGTCCTTCGGATGTCGCCGCGCTGGATCGCCAGCGCGTCGCCGGCATTGTCACCGCGCGCGGCGGTGCCACTGCGCACAGCGCGATCATCGCCCGTGCCCTGGGCATCCCCGCGCTGGTGGGTGCCGGCGATGGCATGCTGGCGCTGGCCCAGGGCACGCCGCTGCTGCTCGATGGCGACAGCGGTCTGCTGCGTGTCGCCCCGGCTGCGGCCGAGCGCGACCAGGCGCTGCGTGAGCGCGAGCAGGCGCAGCGCCGCCGCGAGCAGGCGCATGCCGAACGCCTGCAGGCGGCGCAGACCCGTGACGGCCTGCGCGTGGAGGTGGCGGCCAATATCGGCGCCAGTGGCGAAACCGCCGATGCGGTGGAACTGGGCGCCGATGCGGTGGGCCTGCTGCGCACCGAGCTGGTGTTCATGGAGCACGCCCAGGCGCCCGACCAGGCCGCTCAGGAGCGCGAGTATCGGCGCGTGCTCGACGCCCTGGACGGCCGGCCGCTGGTGGTGCGCACCCTCGACGTCGGTGGCGACAAGCCCTTGCCCTACTGGCCGATGCCGGCCGAGGAGAACCCCTTCCTCGGCGTGCGCGGCATCCGCCTCAGCCTGCAGCGCCCGGAAATTCTCGAAACCCAGCTGCGCGCACTGCTGGCATCGGCCGATGGCCGTCCGCTGCGCATCATGTTCCCCATGGTCGGCGCGGTAGAGGAGTGGCGCGCGGCGCGTGACCTGGTGCAGCGCCTGCGCGCAGAGATCGAGGTAGCCGATCTGCAGCTCGGCATCATGATCGAAGTGCCTTCGGCGGCGCTGCTGGCGCCGGTGCTGGCGCGCGAGGTGGACTTCTTCAGCATCGGCACCAATGACCTGACGCAGTACTGCCTGGCCATCGACCGCGGTCATCCGACCCTCTCGGCGCAGGCCGACGGCCTGCACCCGGCGGTGCTGCGCCTGATCGAAATGACCGCCACGGCGGCGCATGCCGAGGGCAAGTGGGTCGGCGTCTGCGGCGAACTGGCCAGCGACCGTCTGGCCGTGCCGCTGCTGGTCGGCCTGGGCGTCGACGAGCTGAGCGTGACGCCGCGCTCGATTGCCCTGGTCAAGGCGCGCGTGCGCGAACTGGATTGCCAGCAGGCTCGTGCCCTGGCGGCACGGGCCCTGACCCTGGACAGTGCCGGCGCGGTACGCGCGCTGGTCGCGGAGATGCACTGA
- the pfkB gene encoding 1-phosphofructokinase gives MARILTLTLNPALDLTLSLERLQAGAINRCHELRSHAAGKGLNVAQVLADLGHNLSVAGFLGRANAAPFDSLMHKRGFHDLFVRVPGETRSNIKLAEADGRITDLNGPGPQVEAEHLQRLQDELQPLLAGHDAVVVAGSLPRGVTPQWFAGLLRQIKASGVPLAADSSGEALRAALGVAPWLIKPNEEELAEVCGGDLSAAVQGLRAQGIEHVLLSRGAAGVDWHGPDIALRAVPPRVEVASTVGAGDSLLAASLHGLLEGWPAERILRLATAVAAQAVTQIGFGIHDREQLARLEAAVQLHPIEE, from the coding sequence ATGGCACGCATTCTGACCCTCACCCTGAACCCGGCGCTGGATCTGACCCTGAGCCTCGAGCGCCTGCAGGCCGGGGCGATCAACCGCTGCCATGAGCTGCGCAGCCACGCCGCCGGCAAGGGCCTGAACGTGGCTCAGGTGCTCGCCGACCTCGGCCACAACCTGAGCGTGGCCGGTTTTCTCGGTCGCGCCAACGCCGCACCGTTCGACAGCCTGATGCACAAGCGCGGTTTTCACGACCTGTTCGTCCGCGTGCCGGGCGAGACGCGCAGCAATATCAAGTTGGCCGAAGCCGATGGTCGCATCACCGACCTCAACGGTCCCGGCCCGCAGGTCGAGGCCGAGCACCTGCAACGTCTGCAGGACGAACTGCAGCCGCTGTTGGCCGGGCATGACGCCGTGGTGGTGGCCGGCAGCCTGCCGCGTGGGGTGACGCCGCAATGGTTCGCCGGCCTGCTGCGGCAGATTAAGGCCAGTGGCGTGCCGCTGGCGGCCGATAGCAGTGGCGAGGCCCTGCGTGCGGCGCTGGGCGTCGCGCCCTGGCTGATCAAACCCAACGAGGAAGAACTGGCCGAGGTCTGCGGCGGCGATCTGTCCGCCGCCGTGCAGGGCCTGCGTGCACAGGGCATCGAGCATGTGCTGCTGTCGCGCGGCGCGGCCGGTGTCGACTGGCATGGCCCGGACATCGCCCTGCGTGCGGTGCCGCCGCGGGTCGAGGTGGCCAGCACGGTCGGTGCCGGCGACTCGCTGCTGGCGGCCAGCCTGCATGGCCTGCTCGAAGGCTGGCCGGCCGAACGCATCTTGCGTCTGGCCACCGCGGTGGCCGCGCAGGCGGTCACCCAGATCGGTTTCGGCATCCACGATCGCGAGCAGTTGGCCCGTCTCGAGGCGGCCGTACAACTGCACCCCATAGAAGAATAA
- a CDS encoding fructose-specific PTS transporter subunit EIIC: protein MNLLIVTACPNGQVTSVLCSRLLQAAAERLGWQTRVEVHDARAIGAPLSEADIAAADLVLVVKTGELALGRFVGKPLLQATPAEALADPQRFLREAPERARPYAEDAAAPSGSKRLVAVTACPTGVAHTFMAAEALQQAAMRMGIELQVETRGSVGARNLLDEAAIAAADAVLLAADIEVDTARFAGKKVYRCGTGVALKQPQQTLERALNEARPLAEAAPSAGSAPAASGEKSGPYKHLLTGVSYMLPMVVAGGLLIALSFVFGIEAFKEEGTLAAALMKIGGETAFQLMVPLLAGYIAYSIADRPGLAPGMIGGLLASSLGAGFIGGIVAGFLAGYSAKAIAHWVRLPASVEALKPILIIPLVASLFTGLVMIYLVGSPVAGMLAGLTAFLDGMGSTNAILLGVLLGGMMCVDLGGPINKAAYAFSVGLLASSSYAPMAATMAAGMVPPIGMAIATVLARRKFAQSERQAGKAAGVLGLCFISEGAIPFAAKDPLRVIPASIAGGALTGALSMYFGCKLMAPHGGLFVLLIPNAINHALLYLLAIVAGSLVTGVLYALIKQGEAQPLVASAQ, encoded by the coding sequence ATGAACCTGCTGATCGTTACCGCCTGCCCCAATGGCCAGGTCACCAGCGTGCTCTGCTCGCGTCTGTTGCAGGCGGCAGCCGAGCGCCTGGGCTGGCAAACCCGTGTCGAGGTGCACGACGCCCGCGCCATCGGAGCGCCCTTGAGCGAGGCGGATATCGCCGCTGCCGATCTGGTGCTGGTGGTCAAGACCGGCGAGCTGGCGCTCGGCCGTTTCGTCGGCAAACCCCTGCTGCAGGCCACGCCGGCCGAGGCGCTGGCCGACCCGCAGCGCTTTCTGCGCGAAGCCCCCGAGCGGGCCCGGCCCTATGCCGAGGATGCCGCCGCGCCGAGCGGGAGCAAGCGGCTGGTGGCAGTCACTGCCTGTCCCACCGGCGTGGCGCACACCTTCATGGCCGCCGAGGCGCTGCAGCAGGCGGCGATGCGTATGGGCATCGAGTTGCAGGTGGAAACCCGCGGCTCCGTGGGAGCGCGCAACCTGCTCGACGAGGCCGCCATCGCCGCTGCCGATGCCGTGCTGCTGGCCGCAGACATCGAGGTGGACACCGCCCGTTTCGCCGGCAAGAAGGTCTATCGCTGCGGCACCGGCGTGGCACTGAAACAGCCGCAACAGACCCTGGAACGCGCCCTGAACGAGGCACGCCCGCTGGCCGAGGCGGCGCCCAGCGCCGGCAGTGCGCCAGCCGCCAGCGGCGAGAAGTCCGGCCCCTACAAGCACCTGCTCACCGGGGTGTCCTACATGCTGCCGATGGTGGTGGCCGGCGGTCTGCTGATCGCCCTGTCGTTCGTCTTTGGCATCGAGGCGTTCAAGGAGGAGGGCACCCTGGCCGCTGCGCTGATGAAGATCGGCGGCGAGACCGCGTTCCAGCTGATGGTGCCGCTGCTGGCAGGCTACATCGCCTATTCCATCGCCGACCGTCCGGGCCTGGCACCGGGGATGATCGGCGGGCTGTTGGCCAGCTCGCTGGGCGCCGGCTTTATCGGCGGTATCGTCGCCGGTTTTCTTGCCGGCTATTCGGCCAAGGCCATCGCCCATTGGGTGCGCCTGCCGGCCAGCGTCGAGGCGCTCAAACCGATTCTGATCATTCCGCTGGTGGCCAGCCTGTTCACCGGGCTGGTGATGATCTACCTGGTCGGCAGCCCGGTGGCCGGCATGCTCGCGGGGCTCACCGCCTTTCTCGACGGCATGGGCAGCACCAACGCGATCCTGCTCGGCGTGCTGCTCGGCGGCATGATGTGCGTCGATCTCGGCGGGCCGATCAACAAGGCGGCCTATGCCTTCTCCGTCGGCCTGCTGGCGTCGAGCAGTTATGCGCCGATGGCCGCGACCATGGCGGCCGGCATGGTGCCGCCCATCGGCATGGCCATCGCCACCGTGCTGGCGCGGCGCAAGTTCGCCCAGAGCGAACGCCAAGCCGGCAAGGCGGCCGGGGTGCTGGGGTTGTGCTTCATCTCCGAGGGGGCGATACCCTTCGCCGCCAAGGACCCGCTGCGGGTGATCCCGGCGAGCATCGCCGGCGGCGCGCTGACCGGCGCGCTGTCGATGTACTTCGGTTGCAAACTGATGGCGCCGCATGGCGGGCTGTTCGTGCTGCTGATCCCCAATGCGATCAACCATGCCTTGCTCTACCTGCTCGCCATCGTCGCCGGCAGCCTGGTCACTGGCGTGCTCTATGCGCTGATCAAGCAGGGCGAAGCGCAGCCGCTGGTGGCCAGCGCGCAATGA
- the cobB gene encoding Sir2 family NAD+-dependent deacetylase, with translation MSHPNIVILTGAGISAESGIRTFRASDGLWEDHRIEEVATPEGFARDPALVQRFYDMRRAQLRDPAIAPNAGHLALAELEAGWQGDFLLVTQNVDNLHERAGSRNLLHMHGELQSMLCSNSQQRFPLLDDMPVSRACTCCGLVGTLRPDIVWFGEMPYHMERIYDALEQCELFVSIGTSGHVYPAAGFVEQARRAGAHTLEINLEPSQGHSLFAEKRYGPATEQLPRWVAELLAG, from the coding sequence ATGTCTCATCCGAACATCGTCATCCTTACCGGTGCGGGGATTTCCGCCGAGAGCGGCATCCGCACCTTCCGCGCATCCGACGGCCTGTGGGAGGACCACCGCATCGAAGAGGTGGCCACGCCCGAAGGCTTCGCCCGCGACCCGGCGCTGGTGCAGCGCTTCTACGACATGCGCCGCGCCCAGCTGCGTGATCCGGCCATCGCGCCGAACGCCGGGCATCTGGCCCTGGCCGAACTGGAGGCCGGCTGGCAGGGCGATTTCCTGCTGGTCACGCAGAACGTCGACAACCTGCACGAGCGTGCCGGCTCCAGGAACCTGCTGCACATGCACGGCGAGTTGCAGTCGATGCTGTGCAGCAACAGCCAGCAGCGCTTTCCACTACTGGATGACATGCCGGTCAGCCGGGCGTGCACCTGCTGCGGCCTGGTCGGCACCTTGCGCCCGGATATCGTCTGGTTCGGCGAGATGCCCTATCACATGGAGCGCATCTACGACGCCCTGGAGCAGTGCGAGCTGTTCGTCAGCATCGGCACCTCGGGGCATGTCTACCCGGCGGCGGGTTTCGTCGAGCAGGCACGTCGTGCGGGCGCGCATACGCTGGAGATCAATCTGGAACCGAGCCAGGGCCATTCGCTGTTCGCCGAGAAACGCTATGGGCCGGCTACCGAGCAGCTGCCGCGCTGGGTGGCGGAACTGTTGGCGGGTTGA
- a CDS encoding membrane-bound PQQ-dependent dehydrogenase, glucose/quinate/shikimate family has product MFENNKVQPLRITLTAWLVAMLGALLALGGAYLAWLGGSWYYLLAGLGLLLVGVLIHRRQRAALWLYALVLLASLAWTVYEVRFDWWQMAPRIDLWCVLGLWLLLPWINRHIAPGQPWRDGASVVLGIGLLLGAGMAGYSLTQDYHRLPGRFDEPRMAAAAAVPTRRSASEWTAYGGSSRGERYAGAEQITSANVGRLKKAWEFHTGDLPGEGDPGEITNQVTPLKVGDNLFICTPHSIAIAVDADTGEERWRFDPAINRQAEYYQHMTCRGLAYHDAAAYAGPLIAARDGALPELSPQAPPRCTQRLFLPTNDATLYALDVHDGEPCEEFGEGGMVDLKVGLGDDALGVYLPTSPPVVTEKLVIVGGSVTDNGSVDSPGGVIRAYDVRSGELVWNFDPGRPDATEPLPAGETYVRSTPNSWTIATADEALGLVYIPMGNQTPDQWGVQRSAEAERFTAALVALDLESGRVRWEFRTVHHDLWDRDLPSQPTLVDIEGPEGPVPAIIQATKRGDLYVLDRRSGEPIVPVSEQPVPQGTVEGDFTAPTQPASALSYAPEEPLHERDMWGGTPFDQLICRIQFHRLRYEGDFTPPSEQGSLIYPGNVGVFNWPSVAVDPQRQILFGAPNYLAFVSRLVKREEGGEQAGAGGSERGLQPNLGAPYMVSLEPFLSPLGLPCQAPPWGYVTAVDLRSMDKVWQRKNGTSRDSAPLGIPLTVGVPNLGGPLITASGLGFLSGTLDYYLRAYDMRTGEELWKDRLPAGGQATPISYVSEKTGKQYVVVMAGGHGSFGTRMGDSLVAWTLEEDE; this is encoded by the coding sequence ATGTTCGAGAACAACAAGGTGCAGCCCCTGCGCATCACCCTGACGGCCTGGCTGGTCGCCATGCTCGGTGCGCTGCTGGCGCTGGGTGGCGCCTATCTGGCGTGGCTGGGCGGGTCCTGGTACTACCTGCTGGCCGGCCTCGGTCTGCTGCTGGTGGGCGTGCTGATTCATCGCCGCCAGCGGGCGGCCCTGTGGCTGTACGCCCTGGTGCTGCTGGCGAGCCTGGCCTGGACGGTGTACGAGGTGCGCTTCGACTGGTGGCAGATGGCGCCGCGCATCGACCTGTGGTGCGTGCTCGGCCTGTGGCTGCTGCTGCCGTGGATCAACCGGCACATCGCCCCCGGGCAGCCCTGGCGTGACGGCGCCAGCGTGGTGCTGGGCATCGGCCTGCTGCTGGGCGCGGGCATGGCGGGCTATTCGCTGACCCAGGATTACCATCGCCTGCCCGGCCGTTTCGACGAGCCGCGCATGGCCGCTGCCGCCGCGGTGCCGACCCGGCGTTCGGCCAGCGAATGGACAGCTTACGGCGGCTCGTCGCGTGGCGAACGCTACGCTGGTGCCGAGCAGATCACCTCGGCCAATGTCGGGCGGCTGAAGAAGGCCTGGGAGTTTCACACCGGCGATCTGCCCGGTGAAGGCGACCCCGGGGAGATTACCAATCAGGTGACGCCGCTGAAGGTCGGTGACAACCTGTTCATCTGCACGCCGCACAGCATCGCCATCGCCGTGGATGCCGATACCGGCGAGGAGCGCTGGCGCTTCGACCCGGCCATCAATCGCCAGGCCGAGTACTACCAGCACATGACCTGCCGCGGCCTGGCCTATCACGATGCGGCTGCCTATGCCGGCCCGCTGATCGCGGCGCGAGACGGCGCGCTCCCCGAGCTTTCGCCGCAGGCACCGCCACGCTGCACCCAGCGCCTGTTCCTGCCGACCAACGACGCGACCCTGTACGCGCTCGATGTGCACGACGGCGAGCCCTGCGAGGAGTTCGGCGAGGGCGGCATGGTCGATCTCAAGGTGGGCCTGGGCGATGACGCGCTGGGCGTCTACCTGCCCACCTCGCCACCGGTGGTCACCGAGAAGCTGGTGATAGTTGGCGGTTCGGTGACCGACAACGGCTCGGTGGATTCGCCGGGCGGGGTGATTCGTGCCTATGACGTGCGCAGCGGCGAGCTGGTGTGGAACTTCGATCCTGGCCGTCCCGATGCCACCGAGCCGCTGCCAGCCGGCGAAACCTACGTGCGCAGCACGCCGAACTCCTGGACCATCGCCACGGCGGACGAGGCACTGGGCCTGGTGTACATCCCCATGGGCAACCAGACGCCCGATCAGTGGGGTGTGCAGCGCAGCGCCGAGGCCGAGCGTTTCACCGCGGCGCTGGTGGCGCTCGACCTGGAAAGCGGACGGGTGCGCTGGGAGTTTCGCACCGTGCACCATGATCTGTGGGACCGCGACCTGCCGTCCCAGCCCACCCTGGTGGATATCGAAGGCCCCGAGGGGCCGGTGCCGGCGATCATCCAGGCAACCAAGCGCGGCGACCTCTACGTGCTCGACCGGCGCAGCGGCGAGCCCATCGTGCCGGTCAGCGAACAGCCGGTGCCGCAGGGCACGGTGGAGGGCGACTTCACCGCGCCGACCCAGCCGGCCTCGGCACTCAGCTATGCCCCCGAGGAGCCGCTGCACGAGCGCGACATGTGGGGCGGTACGCCGTTCGACCAGCTGATCTGCCGCATCCAATTCCATCGACTGCGTTACGAGGGCGACTTCACCCCGCCGTCGGAGCAGGGTTCGCTGATCTATCCGGGCAACGTCGGGGTGTTCAACTGGCCCTCGGTGGCGGTCGATCCGCAGCGGCAGATCCTCTTCGGCGCGCCCAATTACCTGGCCTTCGTCTCGCGCCTGGTCAAGCGCGAGGAGGGCGGCGAGCAGGCCGGTGCCGGCGGCAGCGAACGCGGCCTGCAACCCAACCTCGGCGCGCCTTACATGGTCAGCCTGGAGCCCTTCCTGTCACCGCTGGGGCTGCCATGCCAGGCGCCGCCATGGGGCTATGTCACCGCGGTCGACCTGCGCAGCATGGACAAGGTCTGGCAGCGCAAGAACGGCACCAGCCGCGACAGTGCGCCGCTGGGTATTCCCCTGACCGTCGGTGTGCCGAACCTCGGCGGCCCGTTGATCACCGCCAGTGGCCTGGGCTTTCTCAGCGGCACCCTGGACTACTACCTGCGCGCCTACGACATGCGCACCGGCGAGGAGCTGTGGAAGGACAGGTTGCCGGCAGGCGGCCAGGCCACGCCGATCAGCTACGTCTCGGAAAAGACCGGCAAGCAGTACGTGGTGGTGATGGCCGGCGGGCACGGCTCGTTCGGTACGCGCATGGGCGACTCGCTGGTGGCCTGGACGCTGGAGGAAGATGAGTAA